A single Lycorma delicatula isolate Av1 chromosome 12, ASM4794821v1, whole genome shotgun sequence DNA region contains:
- the LOC142333247 gene encoding AP-3 complex subunit delta-1-like isoform X1, whose product MAQLLEDAHILTQPGSKMADVLYAAAWICGEFALYVHMFVIGFLSLCSADLEVQERASSALHLVQFFHEQLKGGEPLEIIACEMAALFSGELNPVAPKAQRKVQVPEGYA is encoded by the exons ATGGCTCAGTTGTTAGAGGATGCACACATACTTACACAACCAGGATCAAAAATGGCTGATGTACTTTATGCTGCTGCTTGGATTTGTGGAGAGTTTGCTTT atATGTGCACATGTTTGTAATAGGCTTCCTCAGTTTGTGCAGTGCAGATCTTGAAGTCCAGGAGCGTGCAAGTTCAGCTTTGCATCTGGTTCAGTTTTTTCATGAACAACTTAAAGGTGGTGAACCGTTAGAGATTATCGCTTGTGAAATGGCTGCCCTATTTTCTGGTGAACTTAATCCTGTGGCACCTAAAGCTCAACGAAAAGTGCAAGTTCCAGAAGGTTATGCTTAA
- the LOC142333247 gene encoding AP-3 complex subunit delta-1-like isoform X4, translated as MAQLLEDAHILTQPGSKMADVLYAAAWICGEFALELDNAEATLEAMLGGRVNSLSGHVQNILKICAHVCNRLPQFVQCRS; from the exons ATGGCTCAGTTGTTAGAGGATGCACACATACTTACACAACCAGGATCAAAAATGGCTGATGTACTTTATGCTGCTGCTTGGATTTGTGGAGAGTTTGCTTT ggAGTTGGATAATGCTGAAGCAACATTAGAAGCAATGCTTGGTGGTAGAGTGAATTCCTTGTCTGGTCATGTTCAAAATATTCTTAAG atATGTGCACATGTTTGTAATAGGCTTCCTCAGTTTGTGCAGTGCAGATCTTGA